Part of the Pseudarthrobacter sp. NBSH8 genome is shown below.
GGATAACGTAGTGGAATCGCACGACTTCGTCGCCATCCTCAACGGCTCAACCGTGGAACCGGTCCATACAGTGGCGTCCGGGAAACAGCCGGCTGTCCCGCCGGCGGGGAAGGCGAAAGCCAAGTCCGCCTCGCCCGCCATCCGTGAGGTCCTCGGGTTTGTCCGCGCCGCCCCGGGTCCGGTGAACGGCGCGATGGTGGCCCACCGGGCCCTCACGGCGGAGCCCTCCCTGAAGACAGACTGGGGCGGCTGGGGAAAGTTCGGGACCTGGGTGTCCCAGATCGGCCAGGGCGTCGAATACTCCCCGGCACAGGGTGGCTGGGTCTGGGACGCGAAGCGGTTTGCGAGCGAGGATCTCCCTGCGCCCGCTGACCTCCAGCCCGGCATCGAGGAGCAGGTCACCAGGGTCACGGATGTGCCCGCACTTTCAGCAGCCCAGTTCCGGCAGATGTTCCAGGCCATGGCAGCCAGGCTTCGCGAGCATCCCCTCAACCGCACCGAACTGTCCCGGCTGGTGCGGGATGACTGCGTCACCGCGGACCAGCCGGTCTCCCGCAACGCCGTGAGCTTTGTCCTTCAAGGCCTGGCCTACGTCAATTTCCCGCTCACCGACGAAGCGACGGCCGAAGGCCTGGCCGCAGCCTGGACCGCGAACGTGGAGGAACTCTGCCGGGTGGCGCTGCTGGAGTTCGACGCCGCCGAGAAACTCGCCGTCCGGCGCTGGGCCAGCGGCGGACTACTGGACGCTTAACAGCAGCTAAGGCGGGCGAAGTTTCTTGGTTGGCCCGGACAGCTTTTCGTGCAGCCTGAGAGAATGGCCCAATGGAGATCGCACTGGGACTTCTGGTACTTGTCGCAGTGGTCTGTGCCGGGAGTGCACTGGGCCGTAAGCTCAACATTTCCGTTCCGCTGCTGCTGGTCCTGGCCGGCGTCGCCGGTTCCTTCCTCCCCTTCGTTCCGCACATTGAGCTGAATCCGGAACTGGTCCTCGTGGGCCTGTTACCGCCGCTGCTTTACGCCGCGGCGCTGCGGACTTCCCTCTTCGATTTCGGCTCCAACCGCCGCGCCATCGGGCTGCTCTCGGTGGGCTATGTCATCTTCGGCACCATCGCCGTGGGCTTTGTGGTCTGGTGGCTGTTCCCGGAGATCCCGCTGGCCGCCGCGATCGCCCTCGGTGCAGTCCTGGCGCCGCCGGATGCGGTGGCCGCCACCGCCATCGCGAGGAAGGTGGGGATGCCGCGCAGGATCGTCACCATCCTTGAGGGTGAATCCCTGGTCAACGACGCCACCGCACTGATCTGCCTCCGTGCCGCAATCGCCGCCATCTCGGGGTCCGTGTCCGCAGCGGGGATCGCCGGGAACTTCCTGCTCGCGGCCGGCGGCGGGCTGGTGGTGGGCATGGCCGTCGCCTACGTGCTGACCGCGCTTCGCAAACGGATCCGGAACGTCGCGATCAACACCTCGACGTCGTTGATGGCCCCGTTCGTCGCGTACCTCCCTGCGGAAGCGATTCACGCCTCCGGTGTCCTCGCCGTCGTCGTTACCGGGCTGGTGATGGGCACCAAGGCGCCATCCATGCCCAACGGTGCCGCCCGGCTGAGCCAGCGCAGCAACTGGAACACGGTGCAGTTCCTTCTGGAAAACGCGGTGTTCCTGCTGATCGGGCTGCAGGTGCGGACCATCATCGAGGGCGTCCAGGACGACTCCCTTGGCGCTGGCCGGATCTGGGCCGGCTGCGCTCTGATCCTACTGGCGGTGCTGCTGCTCCGGCCGGTGTGGGTATTCCCGGCGACGTACCTGCCGCGGCTGATTCCGGCCGTGCAGTGGGACGACCCGGCACCGCCATGGCAGTTCGCGGCGATTGTCTCCTGGGCCGGGATGCGCGGGGTGGTCACCCTGGCCGCGGTCCTGGTGCTGCCTGCGGATCTGGAACACCGTCCGGTGCTGATCCTGGCTGCCCTGGTGGTGGTCGGCGGCACGCTGACGCTGCAGGGCTTCACTCTTCCGGCGTTGGTCCGGCTCCTGCGGGTCCAGGGCCCGGACCAGCGCGAGGACGCACTGAACCAGGCTTCACTGATGCAGCTGGCCACCGCTGCCGGCGTGGCCCGTCTGCAGGAACTGCGTACGGACGACGATCCGCCGGAGGTCGTAGCCATGCTGAAACGGCGCACCCAGGAGCGCGGGTTGGCTGCCTGGGAACGGCTCCGCCGGCCGTCGGCGGAAACGGCGACCCCCAGCGAGCGCTACGCCCGGCTGCGGCTTGCCATGCTGGAAGCAGAACGGGCCACGGTGCTGGAGCTGCGGCGCGGCGGCGCGGCGGCGCCTACGCCCGGGAGGTCCTGAGTGACGTCCTCGAGCGGCTGGACGTTGAGGAATCCATGCTGGACGTGGCGCTGGACGAGGTGGACACCTCCGGCGAGGGCGGCGGCGAAGGGGTCGCGAGGCCGGGCGGGGTGTGCGGCCACCTGGAGTCGGCCCGGTCCCTGGAGGTGCCCCTCGGCGCCTACTGCGCGGACTGCCTGCGGGAAAGCACGACGACGGTTCATTTGCGGATGTGCCTGGCCTGCGGCAACGTGGGGTGCTGTGATTCCTCGCCCGGAACCCACGCTTCCAAGCACTTCGACGGGACCCGGCACCCGGTCATGCGGAGCATCGAGCCGGGAGAAGACTGGCGCTGGTGCTACCAGGACGACCTGCTGGGGTGACGGCGGGAGGTCCGTTGCGGGGGGAGCTAACCTTCGGGCATCTGGATCACACCGAGCTGCTGCATCAGCCCGAGGTCGTCGCGGTCCGACCAGTGCTCGACGATCTTTCCGTTGTGGACCCGATGGATCGCCACCGCGGTCTCTCGTAGTTCGGCGCCTGTGGGAGGCAGCGGTCCGGGGAGGTCGCCCTCATGTCGACCGGTCGCCGTCAGCCTGGTGACCACTTTGTCCCCTTCGGCGACCTGGTCGTGAATCTCGTGTGTGCCCGGCGTCGCCGTCCAGAATATGCGGAAGGCCTGTTTCAGGCCTTCGCGTCCTGCCGGCAGCCCGGGGAAGGGCGGATTATGGTCAAGGTAGTCTTCAGCGACCAAATCATCCATCGCATCGATATTCCCGGCGTCGATCTCGGCGTAGAAGCGCCGCACGAGCGTTTTGTTGTCCTCAGATTCCACGGCCGTCCTTCCGTTTGTACACGGGGTTCGTACTCGGACCGGCTCATCTGTGCAGGCAGTCAAGTGTCCCGTGGCAGGCCAGTCTAAACCCGCGGGGCTGGCCATGGTAGGTGAAGCCGGCCGAGCTTCAACAGAGATCTCCCTGCAGCCGGGAAGCAGCCGAGCTGAAGCCCAAAGCGGTCGAGCTCTGGACAGGCGGACGACGGCGGGACCTCCCGCCGTCGTTCGTTTGCCTACGTGGCGGCTTCCGCGTCCGCCAGCCTGATCATGCGGAGCTCGCCAGCCACCCCGCGTGACGGCCAATAGTCATTTGCCATTTCCCTCACATGGCTTTGATCCGCCGCCGGGAAGATCTTCCCGAGCATCTCCGCCGAGTGGAGCAGCGCGATCAGTGCGGCGGTACGCGGATCGGAGGATCCGCCGCCGAGTGCGGCTTCGATCCTTTTCAGCAGCGCCGCCTCCGGAGCGTGGTCCTTCTCCGGGTAGCGTGTGGTCCTGAACAGGCCAAGGTGCCGTTCGCCCACACGTTCCACGATGCCCAGCGACGCCATGCCCTCATAGATGCGGTGCAGCTCAGCGCGGCTCTCCAGCATCGAGACCCACCGCTTGGGAGTGTGCGGGCGCGACTTGTCCCGGATGAGCTCCAGCTGGTGCTGGAAGTCCGTGTGCGGGGTGGCGCCGGTAGCCCTGACATGCTTCCCCTGTAGCTCGATTGCACCGAGCAGGTCCAGCTCGGCCAGGACCGCACCGGCCAATGCGGCCCTCAGGACGACCGCCGGCACGTCGGTCTGGCCGTCCTTGTCATTGGTGGCCAGGAGGAGCAGGGCCTGGGGAAGGCTTAGCTCCCCGCCGTTCTGAATGTTGGCATCCATATGATCATGGTCGCGCAGCGGGGCGCCCACCACAACGATGATTTACAAGCCGGAAACCAAAAACCCTATCCGCAATCGAAATTGCAGAGTACATTTAATGCAATCAGCCTTGCAGAGTGATGCACGTTACAGAGGAGGTCCGGTTTGGACACCAATGCGGTCGGTCTTGAAGACGGTACGGCAGGCGACAGCACGCCCGGAAACCTTACACATGCCTGGCTCGGCGACGTATTCCCCGACGTTCCGCTGTCCAAGGCCCAGAGCCGGGTGGTGGATGTCATCGGCCGCAATCCGCAGCTTTCCTCCTACGCCGACATCGCCGAAATTGCCCAGCGCGCCGATGTCAACAATTCCACGGTGGTCCGCGCCGCCCAGCATCTGGGCTACCGCGGCTGGCCCGACCTCCAGCGGGAACTGCGCTCCCGGTACCTCGTGATGATCTCCACCGAGGACACCCTGACCGAGCACGGCGAACACCGCAGCCCCCTGCACGACGCGATCAACCACGACATCGAGAACCTGCGCCTGACGCTGGACTCCAACACGGCCGACGACGCCGAGGCCGCCATTGCTGCCATGGCAGCCGCGAAGTCCATCACCGTCGTCGGGCTTGGCTCGTTTGCTGGGCCCGCCAGCGTCATGGCACACCTGGGTTCCACTATGGGCTACCCCATCACCTTGGAGAACCGCGGCGGCGTCCACCTCGCCTCCAGCACCAACACCCTTGGCCCCGGGGATGTACTGGTGGTCATCAACATGTGGCGCTCCATCCGGCAGATCATTGTCACCGCCGAGGCCGCGAAGCAGGCGGGCGCCACGGTCATTGCCATCAGCGACATGCGCCGCGGCC
Proteins encoded:
- a CDS encoding MurR/RpiR family transcriptional regulator, producing MDTNAVGLEDGTAGDSTPGNLTHAWLGDVFPDVPLSKAQSRVVDVIGRNPQLSSYADIAEIAQRADVNNSTVVRAAQHLGYRGWPDLQRELRSRYLVMISTEDTLTEHGEHRSPLHDAINHDIENLRLTLDSNTADDAEAAIAAMAAAKSITVVGLGSFAGPASVMAHLGSTMGYPITLENRGGVHLASSTNTLGPGDVLVVINMWRSIRQIIVTAEAAKQAGATVIAISDMRRGRLAAAADHLLVVASEGISFFQSVTGANSLVYGLLAGMEAAHPERSRTAIRRTQQLWKDLDIYLD
- a CDS encoding GPP34 family phosphoprotein, translating into MDANIQNGGELSLPQALLLLATNDKDGQTDVPAVVLRAALAGAVLAELDLLGAIELQGKHVRATGATPHTDFQHQLELIRDKSRPHTPKRWVSMLESRAELHRIYEGMASLGIVERVGERHLGLFRTTRYPEKDHAPEAALLKRIEAALGGGSSDPRTAALIALLHSAEMLGKIFPAADQSHVREMANDYWPSRGVAGELRMIRLADAEAAT
- a CDS encoding NYN domain-containing protein; protein product: MNDALSPSRRPGIRAAMFVDFDNVFTGLQALDPLAAKRFAEDPKHWADALSAGGSGEDARRFLIRNCYLNPVVYSKYRTYWTRAGFRVIDCPSLTQRGKSSTDINLVLDAMDALSGNVGIEEFFIASADADFTSLIQRFRAADRMTTVIAAGAVAFAYREMADNVVESHDFVAILNGSTVEPVHTVASGKQPAVPPAGKAKAKSASPAIREVLGFVRAAPGPVNGAMVAHRALTAEPSLKTDWGGWGKFGTWVSQIGQGVEYSPAQGGWVWDAKRFASEDLPAPADLQPGIEEQVTRVTDVPALSAAQFRQMFQAMAARLREHPLNRTELSRLVRDDCVTADQPVSRNAVSFVLQGLAYVNFPLTDEATAEGLAAAWTANVEELCRVALLEFDAAEKLAVRRWASGGLLDA
- a CDS encoding ester cyclase, giving the protein MESEDNKTLVRRFYAEIDAGNIDAMDDLVAEDYLDHNPPFPGLPAGREGLKQAFRIFWTATPGTHEIHDQVAEGDKVVTRLTATGRHEGDLPGPLPPTGAELRETAVAIHRVHNGKIVEHWSDRDDLGLMQQLGVIQMPEG